The proteins below are encoded in one region of Pseudomonadota bacterium:
- a CDS encoding CopD family protein: MMIWVKAMHVIFMVTWFAGLFYQARLYIYHLQATDEEGHQRFIVMERRLFILMTIGGALTFIFGFWLLALQPLYLEMPWVQIKLALVAGLVLYQWYLWKIHCDLAQKKCKHSERWLRVFNEVPAIGLILIIILAVVRPF; this comes from the coding sequence ATGATGATCTGGGTCAAAGCGATGCACGTGATCTTCATGGTTACCTGGTTTGCCGGCCTTTTCTACCAGGCCAGGCTCTATATCTATCACTTGCAGGCAACCGACGAAGAAGGCCACCAGCGCTTCATCGTCATGGAGCGGCGATTGTTTATCCTCATGACGATCGGCGGCGCGCTGACTTTTATCTTCGGATTCTGGCTGCTTGCCTTGCAACCGCTTTACCTCGAGATGCCCTGGGTACAGATCAAGCTGGCACTGGTCGCCGGCCTGGTGCTTTACCAGTGGTATCTTTGGAAAATTCACTGCGACCTGGCACAGAAAAAATGCAAGCACAGCGAACGGTGGCTCAGGGTCTTCAACGAGGTGCCGGCGATCGGCTTGATTCTTATTATTATCCTCGCGGTCGTTCGTCCGTTTTAG
- a CDS encoding ABC transporter ATP-binding protein has product MRLELDNIVQAYRKREVLQGISFQIEQGEIGCLLGPSGCGKTTVLRCIAGFEPVIAGQVITDNTVISGPGFTVPPELRGIGMVFQDFSLLPHLNVLNNVEFGLHVLPPAQRREQALATLASMGLSNTVEVYPHELSGGQQQRVALARALAPNPKLLLLDEPFSSLDSELRHRLSIEVRELLKERGTTTLMVTHDQQEAFSIADSIGVMLDGQLMQWDSAYQLYHEPANRFVADFIGRGVIVSGRVEEGGIRIGLGLLKGGSDKLSPGTVVDVLLRPDDIIHDDDSKLTARVCHKEFRGADILYTLSLDCGDHFYALVPSHHNHRVGEHIGVRLAADHVVTFPKYGDQKNPT; this is encoded by the coding sequence ATGAGGCTTGAACTGGACAACATCGTTCAGGCGTACCGCAAACGCGAGGTTTTGCAGGGAATCAGCTTTCAGATTGAGCAGGGTGAAATCGGCTGCCTGCTGGGTCCGAGCGGCTGCGGCAAGACCACGGTTCTCAGATGTATCGCCGGTTTTGAACCGGTAATCGCAGGCCAGGTTATTACCGACAACACGGTCATCAGTGGACCGGGATTTACCGTGCCGCCGGAACTCAGGGGCATTGGCATGGTGTTCCAGGACTTCTCTCTCTTGCCGCATCTCAATGTGTTGAACAACGTCGAATTCGGCCTGCATGTTCTGCCGCCAGCCCAGCGGCGCGAACAAGCGCTTGCAACCCTCGCGTCCATGGGGCTGTCAAATACGGTCGAGGTATATCCGCACGAACTGTCCGGGGGCCAGCAGCAGAGGGTTGCCCTGGCTCGTGCGCTTGCCCCAAACCCGAAACTGCTGTTACTGGATGAGCCTTTTTCCAGTCTCGATAGCGAGTTGCGGCACCGGCTCAGCATCGAAGTCCGTGAGCTGCTGAAAGAGCGTGGAACAACGACGCTGATGGTTACCCATGATCAGCAGGAGGCGTTTTCGATCGCCGACAGTATCGGCGTGATGCTGGATGGCCAGTTGATGCAGTGGGACAGCGCGTACCAGCTTTATCACGAGCCCGCCAACCGTTTTGTCGCCGACTTTATCGGCCGTGGCGTTATCGTCAGTGGCCGGGTGGAAGAAGGGGGCATCCGGATAGGGCTCGGATTGCTCAAAGGCGGCAGCGACAAGCTGTCGCCCGGCACGGTAGTTGATGTTTTGCTCAGGCCCGACGATATCATCCATGATGATGACAGCAAGCTGACCGCGCGGGTCTGCCACAAAGAATTTCGCGGGGCGGACATCCTGTACACGCTTTCCCTCGACTGCGGCGATCACTTCTACGCGCTGGTTCCCAGCCATCACAACCATCGTGTCGGAGAACACATCGGGGTGCGTCTTGCAGCGGATCATGTAGTGACTTTTCCAAAGTACGGCGACCAAAAAAATCCGACTTGA
- a CDS encoding iron ABC transporter permease, with protein sequence MALVPLASVLFALLVGSVSLEPQTLWRILDGSADELARTLVIDLRLPRALAALTTGGMLALAGCLMQVLLRNPLADPYILGVSGGAAVGALLAISAGLGGFWIGGNAFAGALAVTLIVFVLARRGGGWTPTRLLLVGVVLAAGMGALISLILALGPDSSLRGMLFWLMGDFSFVRQWRGQMALLVVVLAICLAMARPLNLLTRGEKQATLLGVEVGPLRVTIYLLSSLLTAAAVTTAGSIGFVGLVVPHLVRLIAGSDHRIVLPAATLLGGSLLVVADTLARTVVAPRQLPVGALTALIGVPLFLMLLNSKRGT encoded by the coding sequence ATGGCGCTGGTTCCTTTGGCCAGCGTGTTGTTTGCGCTGCTGGTAGGCTCTGTATCTCTCGAGCCACAGACCCTCTGGAGAATTCTCGATGGCAGCGCCGACGAACTGGCTCGAACCCTGGTCATCGACCTGCGCCTGCCCAGGGCCCTGGCCGCGCTGACCACCGGTGGCATGCTCGCCCTGGCAGGTTGCCTGATGCAGGTCCTGCTGCGCAACCCGCTGGCCGACCCATATATCCTGGGTGTTTCCGGAGGCGCTGCGGTCGGCGCCTTGCTGGCTATTAGCGCCGGACTCGGCGGCTTCTGGATCGGCGGCAACGCCTTTGCCGGGGCGCTTGCAGTCACGCTGATCGTCTTTGTACTGGCCCGTAGAGGAGGGGGCTGGACACCAACCCGCCTGCTCCTGGTTGGCGTCGTTTTGGCCGCCGGTATGGGCGCCCTGATCAGCCTGATCCTTGCGCTGGGGCCTGACAGCAGCCTCAGGGGCATGCTTTTTTGGCTGATGGGAGACTTTTCCTTCGTACGCCAGTGGCGTGGCCAGATGGCGCTCCTGGTCGTGGTACTGGCAATCTGCCTGGCCATGGCTCGGCCGCTGAATTTGCTGACCCGGGGCGAAAAGCAGGCAACTTTGCTCGGCGTCGAAGTCGGCCCGCTGCGGGTGACTATTTATCTGCTCAGTTCACTGCTGACAGCGGCGGCCGTAACGACCGCGGGCAGCATTGGATTTGTTGGCCTGGTGGTACCGCACCTGGTCCGGCTGATCGCCGGGTCTGATCACCGCATCGTGCTGCCCGCTGCGACTTTGCTTGGCGGTTCACTGCTGGTGGTCGCGGATACCCTGGCGCGAACCGTGGTCGCTCCGCGACAATTACCGGTCGGTGCGCTGACTGCGCTGATTGGCGTCCCGTTGTTCCTGATGTTGCTCAATTCGAAGCGTGGCACCTGA
- a CDS encoding extracellular solute-binding protein, with the protein MRTNNAFYVLVGALLMAACTPPADSSLVVYSARNEQLIKPVFDLYEQETGIKIDFVTDKAEVLMQRLVAEGKNGPADLLITVDAGNLWHSAREGLFQPVESSVLEANIPGHLRDRDQQWFGISVRARTIVYDPAAVSRDELVNYFDLAKPKWKGRLCLRTSKKVYNQSLVAMLIAQYGEQETEVVVRAWVDNLATDVFSDDTRLMKAILAGQCQLGVVNSYYFGRLQKAQPDLPLALFWPAASDGGVHVNVAGAGVTRFAPRREKAVAFLEWLSQPAAQAVFASVGMEFPANPAVEPDPLVVSWGAFEASPVDVVSAGELQADAVRLMDRAGYH; encoded by the coding sequence ATGAGAACCAACAACGCTTTTTATGTACTGGTGGGAGCTTTGCTGATGGCCGCCTGTACGCCGCCCGCCGATTCATCCCTGGTCGTTTATTCGGCGCGCAACGAGCAGTTGATCAAACCGGTATTTGACCTTTACGAGCAAGAAACGGGCATCAAGATCGATTTCGTAACCGACAAGGCGGAAGTGTTGATGCAACGGCTGGTTGCGGAAGGCAAAAACGGTCCTGCCGACCTGCTGATAACCGTGGACGCGGGTAATCTTTGGCATTCTGCCAGGGAAGGGTTGTTCCAACCGGTCGAATCGTCCGTACTCGAAGCCAATATTCCAGGGCATCTTCGCGATCGCGACCAGCAATGGTTTGGAATCTCTGTGCGCGCAAGAACGATAGTCTACGATCCCGCCGCCGTTTCCCGGGATGAGTTGGTCAATTATTTCGATTTGGCAAAGCCAAAGTGGAAAGGGCGCCTGTGTCTGCGAACCTCGAAGAAAGTCTACAATCAGTCGCTGGTCGCCATGTTGATCGCCCAGTACGGTGAGCAGGAAACCGAGGTGGTCGTGCGAGCTTGGGTCGACAACCTCGCAACGGACGTTTTCTCGGACGATACGCGGTTGATGAAAGCGATATTGGCGGGGCAGTGCCAGCTCGGTGTGGTCAACAGTTACTATTTTGGTCGGTTGCAGAAAGCGCAGCCCGATTTGCCGCTGGCGTTGTTCTGGCCCGCTGCCAGCGACGGTGGTGTCCATGTCAATGTTGCCGGTGCCGGCGTAACCCGTTTTGCACCCCGCCGTGAAAAGGCGGTCGCCTTTCTGGAGTGGCTTTCGCAGCCGGCGGCGCAGGCTGTGTTCGCGAGCGTCGGCATGGAATTTCCCGCCAATCCCGCAGTCGAGCCCGATCCGCTGGTCGTGTCGTGGGGAGCATTCGAAGCCAGCCCGGTTGACGTCGTTTCAGCCGGCGAATTGCAAGCCGATGCTGTCAGGCTAATGGACCGGGCGGGGTACCATTAG
- a CDS encoding tyrosine--tRNA ligase, which produces MPSVKEQMEVIQRGADEVIVEKELEKRLRAGGKLRVKAGFDPTAPDLHIGHTVLINKMRQFQQLGHEVIFLIGDFTGMIGDPTGKNATRPALSRDEILENAKTYQDQVFRILDPDQTRIMFNSTWMSEMSAADLIQLAGKHTVARMLERDDFSKRYKDGRAISIHEFLYPLVQGYDSIAMKADVELGGTDQKFNLLVGRQLQQAYGQQPQIVVTMPLLEGLDGVQKMSKSLGNYVGITDPPAEMFGKLMSVSDDLMWRYFELLSFRSTADLAALQKAADNGRNPRDIKIELAMEIIERFHDRAAAEKARDDFVARFSRGEIPDEMTECELATEDGELGIANVLRGAGLTASNSEGFRMLKQGAVQVDGAKVTDRDLALKAGATYIIQVGKRKFAKVSLAP; this is translated from the coding sequence ATGCCTTCAGTCAAAGAACAAATGGAAGTCATTCAACGAGGGGCAGATGAGGTCATCGTTGAGAAAGAACTTGAGAAACGCCTGCGAGCGGGTGGCAAGCTGCGGGTGAAAGCCGGGTTCGATCCGACGGCGCCCGATCTGCACATCGGGCACACCGTACTGATCAACAAGATGCGCCAGTTCCAGCAGTTGGGGCACGAGGTAATATTCCTGATCGGCGATTTTACTGGAATGATTGGCGACCCGACCGGCAAGAACGCGACCCGGCCTGCATTGAGCCGGGACGAGATTCTCGAAAACGCGAAGACCTATCAGGACCAGGTGTTCAGGATTCTCGATCCTGACCAGACCAGAATCATGTTTAACTCGACCTGGATGAGCGAAATGTCGGCCGCCGATCTGATTCAATTGGCGGGTAAACATACGGTGGCGCGGATGTTGGAAAGGGACGATTTCAGCAAACGCTACAAAGACGGCCGTGCCATTTCCATTCACGAGTTCCTGTACCCGCTGGTTCAAGGCTATGACTCGATCGCGATGAAAGCCGATGTCGAACTGGGCGGCACCGATCAGAAATTCAATTTACTGGTTGGCAGGCAACTGCAGCAAGCGTACGGGCAGCAACCCCAGATCGTTGTCACCATGCCTTTGCTCGAGGGGCTCGATGGTGTCCAGAAGATGTCCAAATCGCTGGGTAACTATGTCGGCATAACGGACCCGCCCGCCGAAATGTTTGGCAAGCTGATGTCGGTTTCCGATGATTTGATGTGGCGTTATTTTGAATTACTCAGCTTTCGCAGTACCGCGGATTTAGCCGCTTTGCAGAAGGCCGCCGACAACGGCCGGAATCCGCGCGATATCAAGATCGAGCTTGCCATGGAAATCATAGAACGATTTCACGATCGCGCGGCGGCGGAAAAGGCAAGGGATGATTTTGTCGCCAGGTTTAGCCGCGGCGAAATACCGGACGAAATGACCGAGTGCGAACTGGCGACCGAAGATGGCGAGCTCGGCATCGCCAATGTGCTGCGCGGCGCCGGGCTGACCGCCAGCAACTCGGAAGGGTTCCGTATGCTCAAGCAGGGCGCGGTCCAGGTGGACGGCGCCAAGGTTACGGACCGCGATCTGGCGCTGAAAGCAGGCGCCACCTACATTATCCAGGTCGGCAAACGAAAGTTTGCCAAGGTCAGCTTGGCCCCCTAG
- a CDS encoding anhydro-N-acetylmuramic acid kinase, whose translation MGSSLYIGLLSGTSLDAIDAALLSFDNELPTLISTESHELPANLRKELLRLFEYPDQADLRVLGKLDRELGECFASTATRLITKAAIDASAVVAIGSHGQTLWHQPGENGFTWQMGDPNIIAAKTGIKTVADFRRMDIALGGQGAPLAPAFHRVVFASADEYRVVVNIGGISNLTLLPTEETVHGFDAGPGNVLMDAWCRRHRDQKFDCDGEWATSGTVIQELLDSMLAHDFFAKSPPKSTGRETFHLAWVDGLISKLEQSPRLQDVQATLAELTASAIGNAVRDHAADSTRVLICGGGGKNLHLMKRLRAHLQGRSVSTTAEYGLNPGWVEAAVFAWLAKETIAGRPIDLPAITGSSKAAILGGIYSV comes from the coding sequence ATGGGTTCCAGCCTTTATATCGGTTTGCTGTCGGGTACCAGCCTCGATGCGATAGACGCCGCGCTGCTTTCTTTCGATAACGAGCTGCCAACATTAATCAGCACGGAAAGCCATGAGCTGCCGGCGAACCTTCGAAAAGAGCTGCTCCGCTTATTCGAGTACCCGGACCAGGCTGACCTCAGAGTACTCGGCAAACTCGACCGGGAACTGGGAGAATGCTTTGCCAGTACTGCCACCCGGCTGATCACGAAAGCGGCCATCGATGCCAGCGCCGTGGTCGCGATCGGCAGTCATGGACAGACACTGTGGCACCAGCCAGGCGAAAACGGGTTCACCTGGCAAATGGGCGATCCAAACATCATCGCCGCGAAAACCGGGATCAAAACAGTGGCTGATTTCAGGCGCATGGATATCGCGCTCGGTGGCCAGGGAGCGCCGCTGGCCCCGGCCTTTCACCGGGTTGTTTTCGCCAGCGCCGATGAATACCGGGTTGTGGTCAACATCGGTGGTATATCCAACCTGACGCTGTTACCAACCGAGGAGACGGTCCATGGCTTTGATGCGGGCCCGGGTAACGTATTGATGGATGCCTGGTGCAGGCGTCATCGGGATCAAAAATTCGACTGTGACGGCGAATGGGCCACCAGTGGGACGGTTATCCAGGAACTGCTGGATTCCATGCTCGCGCATGACTTCTTTGCGAAGTCTCCGCCGAAAAGCACGGGCCGCGAGACGTTCCACCTGGCCTGGGTCGACGGGCTGATCAGCAAGCTGGAGCAATCGCCGCGCCTGCAGGATGTACAGGCGACGCTGGCGGAATTGACCGCGAGCGCTATCGGCAATGCGGTTCGCGACCATGCGGCGGACAGTACACGGGTTTTGATCTGCGGCGGAGGCGGCAAAAACCTCCACTTGATGAAAAGATTACGGGCGCATCTGCAAGGACGTAGCGTATCGACGACTGCGGAATACGGCCTGAATCCGGGTTGGGTCGAGGCGGCCGTCTTCGCCTGGCTGGCCAAGGAAACCATCGCGGGAAGGCCGATAGATCTGCCTGCGATCACCGGTTCGAGCAAGGCCGCGATACTGGGTGGTATTTATTCGGTCTAG
- a CDS encoding peptidoglycan DD-metalloendopeptidase family protein — protein sequence MDRIPSQLRHDYKFVSPASGVSFRLLWFATGLAVSIGVAMMLFAPAETEPADISESLTRIVANRSGDHVLTLPLLLPAAGPAVSTYENDQRLTVAAILHKDFPLVSNPETGTRISATGEKLTLTVKSGDTLDGLFGRHNLRRADLMALLDLSAARSMLRDIKPGDRFEVTHNNGDLQSLERRVNETTTVRVVRDEQGFALQKIDHPIENRLAYRHGTIDSSLFEAGKQANVADKVIMNLAGIFAWDIDFVLDIRRGDRFVVIYEEIWQEGEFLRDGEIQAAEFINNGDSYRALRYVDSSGKADYYTPDGHSVRKAFIRAPVDFSRVSSRFNPRRRHPILNVVRAHKGVDYAAPSGTRVKAAGDGKVIHRGKKGGYGNTIILQHGGNITTLYGHLSRFARQARIGRRVKQGQVIGYVGKTGLATAPHLHYEYRLNGVHRNPRTVSLPKAAPIAEDQHDAFFQQTGGLLAQLDTVRRSQVAIAAVP from the coding sequence GTGGACCGAATACCCAGCCAGTTAAGGCACGACTACAAATTTGTCTCCCCCGCGTCAGGTGTTTCTTTTCGGCTGCTCTGGTTTGCCACCGGTCTCGCTGTGTCGATCGGTGTTGCAATGATGCTTTTCGCTCCTGCCGAAACAGAACCAGCCGATATTTCTGAATCGCTGACCCGCATCGTCGCAAATCGATCCGGCGACCACGTCCTGACCCTGCCCCTGTTGCTTCCCGCTGCCGGCCCCGCTGTTTCGACTTATGAGAATGACCAGCGGCTCACTGTGGCAGCCATCCTCCACAAAGACTTCCCATTGGTGAGCAACCCGGAAACAGGCACCCGAATCAGCGCTACCGGCGAAAAGCTGACCCTGACGGTCAAAAGCGGAGACACGCTGGATGGGTTATTTGGCAGGCACAATCTCAGGCGGGCCGATCTGATGGCATTGCTCGATCTGTCTGCGGCGAGATCGATGTTGCGCGACATCAAACCCGGTGATCGATTCGAAGTTACGCATAACAATGGCGATCTGCAGAGCCTCGAGCGCAGGGTTAATGAAACCACCACGGTTCGCGTAGTCCGCGATGAACAGGGATTCGCACTGCAGAAGATCGACCACCCGATCGAAAACAGGCTCGCCTATCGTCACGGAACAATAGACAGTTCACTTTTTGAAGCGGGTAAGCAGGCCAACGTTGCCGACAAGGTAATCATGAATCTGGCAGGCATATTTGCGTGGGACATCGATTTCGTTCTCGATATCCGGCGGGGAGACCGCTTTGTCGTCATCTATGAGGAAATCTGGCAGGAAGGCGAGTTCCTGCGCGATGGCGAAATCCAGGCTGCAGAGTTCATTAATAACGGCGATTCATATCGCGCGCTCCGCTACGTGGACAGTTCGGGAAAGGCTGATTACTACACACCCGATGGCCACTCGGTGCGCAAAGCCTTTATCCGGGCGCCGGTTGATTTTTCACGGGTCAGCTCGAGATTCAATCCCAGGCGCCGTCACCCGATACTAAATGTGGTACGGGCACACAAGGGCGTGGATTATGCCGCGCCCAGCGGAACCCGGGTCAAGGCTGCGGGTGATGGTAAAGTCATTCACCGAGGCAAAAAAGGCGGTTATGGCAACACCATTATCTTGCAGCACGGTGGCAACATCACGACCCTTTATGGACATCTGTCCAGATTCGCGAGACAGGCCAGAATTGGCCGCCGCGTGAAGCAAGGCCAGGTAATCGGCTATGTCGGCAAAACAGGCCTCGCGACTGCACCGCACCTGCACTATGAATATCGATTGAATGGCGTACACCGAAATCCTCGTACGGTTTCCTTGCCAAAGGCGGCGCCGATTGCCGAAGACCAGCACGACGCTTTTTTTCAGCAGACTGGCGGGCTGCTGGCGCAACTGGATACAGTCAGGCGATCACAGGTCGCTATCGCGGCCGTTCCCTGA
- a CDS encoding polymer-forming cytoskeletal protein: MFGRKKKNPSIDTLIGCNSRVEGDIRFGGGFHVDGYIKGNVKAAAETISIVSISERGVIEGTVSAPEIVLNGTIIGDVVAGNRIVLGPNAKVNGNVYYNLIEMSIGAEVNGKLIHRPGTTTPLLAYQKKVSDAS, translated from the coding sequence ATGTTTGGTCGTAAAAAGAAAAACCCTTCAATCGATACGCTGATCGGTTGCAACAGCCGCGTTGAGGGCGATATAAGGTTCGGCGGCGGCTTTCATGTCGATGGTTATATCAAAGGCAACGTAAAGGCGGCCGCCGAAACGATATCGATAGTCAGCATCAGCGAACGCGGGGTTATTGAAGGAACCGTCAGCGCGCCGGAAATCGTGCTAAACGGAACGATTATTGGTGACGTGGTTGCAGGGAATCGCATCGTGCTCGGGCCGAATGCGAAGGTTAACGGCAACGTGTATTACAATCTGATAGAAATGTCGATTGGCGCCGAGGTCAATGGTAAGCTGATCCACCGGCCGGGCACGACCACGCCTTTGCTGGCGTATCAGAAGAAGGTCAGCGATGCCTCTTGA
- the erpA gene encoding iron-sulfur cluster insertion protein ErpA yields the protein MTAETAVLIFTDSAAMKVGELIREEDNPDLKLRVYVAGGGCSGFQYGFTFDETVEDGDTRIENCGVTLLIDPLSVQYLAGAEIDYNEDLQGAQFVIRNPNASSTCGCGSSFSV from the coding sequence ATGACAGCAGAAACAGCGGTATTGATATTTACAGACTCGGCCGCCATGAAGGTCGGGGAGCTGATCCGTGAAGAGGACAACCCGGATCTGAAACTTCGCGTCTATGTGGCCGGCGGCGGCTGTTCGGGTTTTCAATACGGCTTTACTTTTGACGAGACCGTGGAAGACGGCGACACCAGGATAGAAAACTGCGGTGTAACCTTGCTGATAGATCCATTGAGCGTTCAGTATCTGGCTGGCGCCGAAATCGATTACAACGAGGATCTCCAAGGCGCACAGTTCGTAATCAGAAATCCCAATGCGAGCAGCACCTGTGGTTGCGGCTCATCCTTTTCGGTCTGA
- a CDS encoding iron ABC transporter permease, producing the protein MSVTPRPHWLRRSLPGPWFLVALAIALPAILAVGVIAGAFFNPDTEVWPHLLEFVLPRVLSNTFWLVLGVAILTTILGTGLAWLTAICEFPGRGVFAWALLLPLAIPGYVLGFIAIGLLEYAGPVQGFLREWLGPGSWLPPIRSRAGIIVVLSLTLYPYVYLVARSAFLTQGKRVLEVAQSVGFNGVQGFFKVALPMARPWIAGGVMLVVMETLADFGTVAVFNYDTLTTAIYHAWFGLFSVRAALQLASFLVLGVFIVVVVERWLRDRARYHPGKSPPGGRIRLGVRNRWLGFACCGLVLSLAFLLPFTQLLIWAWRDVVTGGLDLRFWGFAWRSVSLSLTAAGTITVAALLLNYAMRLDKHPLSHLAGQIATLGYAMPGTVLAIGIFVPLAFVNNQLQAILDFLFAANAPQLTLQTGLATMLLAYLVRFLAVAHQPVAANMLRITPAIDESVLVLGVSGWTSLRRVHFPMLKTGLLTAFALAFVDLMKEMPITLMTRPFGWETLAVRVFEMTSEGQWQQAALPACAIVLVGLLPVVILTRRSEHEA; encoded by the coding sequence ATGTCGGTGACCCCACGGCCGCATTGGTTGCGTCGATCCTTGCCGGGACCGTGGTTTCTGGTCGCTTTGGCAATCGCGTTGCCGGCGATCCTGGCGGTCGGTGTCATCGCCGGCGCTTTCTTCAACCCGGATACCGAAGTCTGGCCGCATTTGCTTGAATTTGTCCTGCCCCGGGTGTTGAGCAATACCTTCTGGCTGGTTCTAGGCGTCGCCATACTCACGACGATACTGGGTACCGGTCTGGCGTGGCTGACGGCAATTTGCGAATTTCCAGGGCGCGGCGTTTTCGCCTGGGCCCTGTTGCTGCCTCTGGCGATCCCCGGCTATGTGCTGGGTTTCATCGCCATCGGTTTGCTGGAATACGCCGGGCCCGTGCAGGGTTTTTTGCGTGAGTGGCTGGGACCGGGCAGCTGGCTGCCGCCGATACGCTCGCGCGCAGGCATAATCGTGGTGTTGAGTCTGACTCTCTATCCCTATGTGTACCTGGTTGCGCGCAGCGCCTTCCTGACCCAGGGCAAACGGGTGCTTGAAGTGGCCCAGTCGGTTGGTTTCAATGGCGTACAGGGATTTTTCAAGGTAGCGCTGCCGATGGCGCGGCCGTGGATAGCCGGTGGCGTGATGCTGGTTGTCATGGAAACGCTGGCCGATTTCGGGACCGTGGCGGTATTCAATTACGACACGCTGACAACCGCTATCTATCACGCCTGGTTTGGCCTGTTTTCCGTGAGGGCTGCGCTGCAGCTGGCATCGTTCCTGGTGCTGGGGGTCTTTATCGTTGTCGTCGTAGAGCGATGGCTGCGCGACCGGGCACGTTACCATCCGGGAAAATCTCCTCCTGGCGGCCGCATTCGCCTTGGCGTTCGCAATCGCTGGCTGGGTTTCGCTTGTTGCGGGCTGGTCTTGTCGCTGGCTTTCCTCCTGCCGTTTACCCAGCTGCTGATCTGGGCGTGGCGCGATGTCGTCACCGGCGGGCTGGATTTGAGATTCTGGGGTTTTGCCTGGCGCTCGGTCAGCCTGTCGTTGACGGCGGCCGGCACCATTACCGTGGCCGCTTTGTTGTTGAATTACGCGATGCGGCTTGATAAACACCCATTGAGCCACCTGGCTGGCCAGATCGCCACGCTGGGGTACGCGATGCCCGGAACTGTGCTGGCGATAGGTATCTTTGTGCCGCTGGCATTCGTCAACAACCAGCTGCAGGCCATCCTGGATTTCCTGTTCGCGGCCAATGCGCCGCAGCTAACCCTGCAGACCGGTCTTGCCACTATGCTGCTCGCCTATCTGGTGCGCTTTCTGGCGGTCGCTCATCAACCGGTTGCAGCCAATATGCTGCGGATTACCCCGGCAATTGATGAATCGGTTCTGGTACTCGGCGTTTCGGGATGGACATCGTTGCGGCGGGTCCATTTCCCGATGCTCAAGACCGGGCTATTGACCGCTTTTGCGCTGGCTTTCGTTGACCTGATGAAGGAAATGCCGATTACTTTGATGACCCGCCCGTTCGGCTGGGAGACGCTCGCGGTCCGGGTATTCGAAATGACCTCGGAAGGGCAATGGCAGCAGGCCGCATTACCCGCCTGTGCCATTGTGCTGGTAGGCTTGCTGCCGGTCGTGATTTTGACTCGGAGGTCTGAGCATGAGGCTTGA
- a CDS encoding RNA pyrophosphohydrolase gives MKDYIDSEGFRANVGIVISRDDGQVFLGGRVRQKGWQFPQGGILTGESAEQALFRELHEEVGLTDKDVSILGCTQGWLRYQLPKKYQRSQSLPLCVGQKQKWYLLRLSNTSTRLRFDSTAQPEFDRWRWVDYWQPVREVIFFKRRVYAQALTELGQFLGKDKLPRQPEWIEETLRASAAGPDYS, from the coding sequence ATGAAGGATTACATAGATTCGGAAGGATTCAGGGCCAACGTAGGAATTGTAATCAGTCGCGATGACGGTCAGGTATTTCTCGGTGGCCGCGTGCGTCAAAAAGGCTGGCAGTTTCCGCAAGGCGGCATTTTGACCGGGGAGTCCGCTGAACAGGCCCTGTTCCGGGAACTCCATGAGGAAGTCGGCCTGACCGACAAGGACGTGAGTATCCTCGGTTGTACGCAAGGGTGGTTGCGCTACCAGTTACCAAAAAAATATCAGCGTAGCCAGAGTCTGCCTCTGTGCGTAGGCCAGAAACAAAAATGGTATTTGCTGAGGCTGTCGAATACCAGCACGCGATTGCGTTTCGATTCTACGGCTCAGCCGGAATTTGATCGCTGGCGGTGGGTCGATTACTGGCAGCCGGTCCGTGAAGTGATTTTTTTCAAGCGGCGGGTGTATGCGCAGGCGCTGACCGAACTCGGACAATTTCTGGGGAAGGACAAGCTTCCCCGGCAACCGGAGTGGATCGAAGAAACTCTGCGGGCGTCCGCTGCCGGCCCGGACTATTCATGA